Genomic DNA from Paenibacillus borealis:
CGAAGTGGCGCAAGGTTATAAGGACAAATTCAATCTGATCTGGCTGGAACCGACGGATGCGAACGATTCGCAGGGTCTGGTCACCACGAAGGCTGTAGCCGAGAAATACAATTTGTACAAAATCTCCGATTTGCCGAAGCTTGCTCCTGAGCTGAGACTTGCCGCTGTGCCTGAGTTTGAAGAGCGGGAGGATGGTCTGCTCGGACTGAACAAGTTCTACGGGCAATCCGATTTCAAGAGCATCAAGCTGTATGACTATGGCGTGAAATACCGGACGATCCTTGCCGGCGAAGCTGATGTAACTGTCGGATTCACGACGGACGGCGATTTGACGAATAAGGATCTGGTACTGCTGGAAGACGACAAGCATTTCTGGCCGCCGTATTATGTTGCACCTGTGCTTCGCGGAGAGCTGAATGAGCAGGACCCGGAAATTGCTAAAGTGCTAAACGAAGTGTCAGCCAAGATCGACAGCGAAACGGTGCAGGGCCTGAACGCCGAGGTGGATATTGATAAGAAGGAATATGCCGATGTAGCCAAGGAGTTCCTGGAAAAGGAAGGCTTGCTGAAATAACGCTGGCCTGACACCGCGTCGGCTCATATGTGAATGAAGGAAGGGGCTGCACGACAAGCGTGAGCCCTTTTTAATAAAAAGTTGATTTGCGGGTTTGAATTGGGGGGGCCAGCAAAGTAACTGAGTAAACATCGAAGCCAAGGCCCCGCTGTGTGGGGTTATGTAACGGGAGCTGATCTGCATAATGAACGAAGAGGCGATTGTATTCGACGCCGTCACCAAAACATATCCCGGAGCGGGCAAGCCATCGGTTTACCCGACGACCCTGGCTGTTAAGCAAGGAGAATTCGTTACAATTCTAGGCACTTCGGGCTCCGGCAAAACCACCCTGCTCAAGATGGTCAACCGGATTATCGAGCCTACATCGGGAACTATCTCCGTTCAGGGCAAGAATATACGTGAGCTGCCGCTGACCGGGCTGCGCAGCGGGATCGGTTATGTCATCCAGCAAGTCGGATTGTTCCCGCATATGACGGTTGAACAGAATATTGCGACCGTGCCGGACATCCTAGGCTGGGAGCGGAAGAAGACGAGTGCACGGATCGACGAACTGCTTGCGCTGGTGGACCTTCGGTCAGACTTCCGGAAGAGATATCCGCGGCAATTATCCGGCGGGCAGCAGCAGCGGGTCGGGATTGCCAGAGCAATGGCAGGCGACCCGGACATTCTGCTCATGGATGAGCCGTTTGGTGCCATCGACGCGATTACACGGGAGAAGCTGCAGGACGATTTGCTGGTGATTCAGCGAAGACTCGGCAAAACGATTCTGTTCGTGACCCACGATATTCAGGAGGCCTTCAAGCTGGGAGACCGGACGATTGTTATGAGTGAGGGGTCAGTGCAGCAGTTCGACATTCCTAGGAATATTGTGAGCCGCCCGGCCAA
This window encodes:
- a CDS encoding glycine betaine ABC transporter substrate-binding protein, whose translation is MNKKWLVVTGIVLGAALTLSACGGNSNSASGKPTVKVGSKNFTESLILGEVYSLALENAGYKVERKLNLGGTLVAHEALKNGDIDLYPEYTGTGLINVLELPPKSDAQEVYDEVAQGYKDKFNLIWLEPTDANDSQGLVTTKAVAEKYNLYKISDLPKLAPELRLAAVPEFEEREDGLLGLNKFYGQSDFKSIKLYDYGVKYRTILAGEADVTVGFTTDGDLTNKDLVLLEDDKHFWPPYYVAPVLRGELNEQDPEIAKVLNEVSAKIDSETVQGLNAEVDIDKKEYADVAKEFLEKEGLLK
- a CDS encoding ABC transporter ATP-binding protein; translated protein: MNEEAIVFDAVTKTYPGAGKPSVYPTTLAVKQGEFVTILGTSGSGKTTLLKMVNRIIEPTSGTISVQGKNIRELPLTGLRSGIGYVIQQVGLFPHMTVEQNIATVPDILGWERKKTSARIDELLALVDLRSDFRKRYPRQLSGGQQQRVGIARAMAGDPDILLMDEPFGAIDAITREKLQDDLLVIQRRLGKTILFVTHDIQEAFKLGDRTIVMSEGSVQQFDIPRNIVSRPANDFVRRFVQADDLFQWLRLASAESVMVPLESPVPLNAPVVSRRDHLQAVLEALLESGEALAVVAGDGGEPLAGISLAQLRRRNGG